AAATGTATAGCATCCTCCTTTTGCATCTTTTTAAATGTAGGTTGCCATGCTCCGTAACAATAGTGTTTGGTTCGAGGTGGTGGGTCCATGAAATGAGAAGCATGTTTCAATAATTCCCGCGTGAAGGTGGTCTTACCACAGCCCGAAGGACCCGTCACTAAAAGACTGCAGGGGGttcgaaaaaaaaagccttctcTCTCCGGTCGTGGCTGAGTCATAGTCCTATCTGATTCTCTCTCCCATGTTTCACCGTCTTTTATTCAAAGCTTTTTTGATCCCGTATCCTGCCGCGGCACTTACACCCCCTAAGGCGGCTGCTTTACCAACGGCGGTCAATGCAAGAAGGGCTAACGCGAGTAAAGGAAAAATACCTCCCTTCTGGGGTTTGGTTCGCCGCCTCTTTCGAGTCACCCGTGTTTTATGGCGCGGAGCGCGTTTTCGACGTGTTCTTGTTGCAGGCATGGTGTCAAATGATATAGGTCTATAAAGTGgggtcttttaaaaaagaacaatgacCACGACAcggtttttattttattttatttttatttttttattggaaacttttatttcaatgaTACATAGCTTCACGCCTAGAACAACACGCCTGACTATTTTCTACACCGTCCACGATATCCGTTTGAAGTGATGGGGGTAACTGTACTAGGATGCGATGTCCTGCTTGGTGATCGTTGGCTACTAAATCATGTAAAGAAAAATCAGCCATGAATTCATGCATGCTCTTGCCTCGACACCGTGCTTGTAGAAACAATAAGGCGTAATGCCCGCAAGCGCGGCTGTTCAAACTTTGTAAGCTCCGCTCGTTGCGGTGGATGACGGGGAAATAGCGCCATATCCATTCCAAGACATGAGGTACTCCGTACGTATCCATAGGAAGTCCATAGCTGTCGAAGATCTCGCAGGTATCTCCCGAAGTCCACAAACCCAACCAATGACGTCCAGGTTCTCCTTTAGGGTCTGTGTTGACAATCATAGCCCTATGCGTTTGTCTCCCAGCGGTTTGGCGGAGTGGTGGTAATTGATCTTCAGGGTATACACCCCAAAACACGCGCCTCAATACAGGGTCGCGTTTTGCCAATGCTGTTAACTGTCGGTCGCTCAAGGGTACTAGTTCCATCGTTGCTTGTTGTAGCAGTGATTGATGATACTGTTACACAAGTAATGCGAGTGGTTGTATTAATACAGAAAGGTATGAATTTTAAACGTCGTAATTCACCACGCCCGTGCCACTGATATCCATCACACTTTCAAACTCGCCCCAGACCACCACCGTCAGATTTTGACCAGGATTAGCCCCAAAATTGATCTCCAGGGTGACATCGCCTTGTTGTTGCGGATTTCGCAAGGGGCTATCTGCATCTCCTCCTGCGACATTATTAAACAGGTACAGCGTGCAATTCTTGTTGTGGCCCCAATCCCCCGGTCTCAGCATACTTTCTTGGTGTTTACCCAGAGCACCGCTGGCTTGCAGGAAGCGATGGTACCCCCACAAATCTTTCTTGTTATCATTCTGATTCAGTTCCAAGGTTTCGTAGGGATATTCCTCACCACGTATGATTTGACGAATGCGGGTCACCCCAAACTTTTGGAAGGCAAATGGGTAATGATCTAAATTCCCGTTGTAGGCGCGACTGTCCAATAATCCTACCATAAGACGGTCGGGTACGCGGCCTTGAAACAGATCTGTTTTCTTAAACATGGTACTATCCCCATCAAACGTGAATGTCCGGACGTCCATATAGACGGTAGGATAACGACCCCACATGCCTTTGTTATGTCTTCGTTTAGTCAGTGCAGTGTAAGTGGTAGGGTTTAAGGTCAGCCTGCAGAGATAAAATTGACTTGGATATCATTCGGACCCAGGGTTGGGTACTTTTTGCCCGCCATCCTTGTACCAAAGCAAAAGAACTCGGGACTGTTAAAGGTGATACGCAGCTTGATTTCAATACCAGGAACTAACACGGTTCCTGTATGAAAAGCTTCCAAATGCGGTTTCATGGTCAGCCGCACCCATCCGTTCTCCAAAAACTTTGAAGTTAACACTTTCAAGGGATTCGTCTCTCCAGTAGCAAACATACCAGCGTTAACAGGGCGGTCATCATTCACAGCATTGGTGGCTTGCAGGgaagcattcacattcaaataattcacccATCCTTGTGGGGCCAGCAATGTTTCACCTTCACTGGGCGTGTAATTCAGCAAGGTTTCACCAAAGGCTCGGTAGGCATACATGCCCGTCTGTTTAGTCATTAACGTACCATTCAACCGCATGTCAAATTGCTGGATCATGGTGTGCGCCACATTATTGACCAGGTAAACGTACTTGGTGTAATCGTCTCCCGATTGATTTGCTTCAGCTGCCGTGACTTGCCCGTCCGCATACAAACCAGCATTGTTCGCACCGGTAGGTAGTCTCATGTCAAAGGTTAAATAACTTTGATTCAAATCGACAAAATCTTCCAATTCGGAAATGGTGAATTCCAAGGGGGTAATACTGCTATTGTTGAGCGGGGAGTAACCCACCCATCGAGATCCTTGAATAGCCACATCTTGCGCTGGTAAAGCCCAGAAATTCAACGACTTACTCATGACGAAGGTCAACGTCGTTTGTGGATTGTTCGTCGACGTCGCCTGGGTTTTATCTGTTTCGTTCACCGACGGAACAGTTCGTAGTCCATGGTTGTTGGTGGTGGTGACATGTGATTGGAAATCCAGCCACCACGCTGCCCCCACCCCCGCAATCGCCGTTCGCGTCTAGGAATGGATCGGACTACTAATCGCGGCATGATGGAGTCCGTGTCCCTGTTGGTGGTCTAGTAAGTCTGAGATCATTTGGAAGGGGGAACGGCTTGATATATGGGCCCATTGACAGTGTGGGGAAGGCCGCTGATTTAACCATAGCAAGAACACAATCACGCGCCCTACATTGATGGGCGACAAACTGACCCATAGGTCTTGTGGGACAATACCCTCTGATGGCCATTGCTCGATAGTGTCTAAGAGCTCTGTAGGGCAACAAGCACGCAAGGAGTTCACCTCGCGGGTCCATCGCCAACAGTGCCAAGTATCGCACAAGAACACACACAGAGACCACATTGTATCATTTGAAATGAACAAGCTTTATTCAAACCATTTTATACAAGAGGAAATGACAACGACACTGTCTTGGTCTGAAACGGACTCTCCTAATATGTCATTATGCTCCAGCATGCGTTCAGTCAACTTTCTAAGCTTCTGTTCGGCTTTTcgttcatctttcaacatctcTTTCAGTTTGGCTAGTGCTAGGCGAGCAATGAGTTTGCTGTGTTCATCTTCTTTCGTTCCTTCTTCTTGCAGGTTCATTGATCGCTCACATTCATCCGTTAACTTTCGAGGTGTGATGCGTTTCCGTTTTGGAGCAGGGGTGCGTAGCTTTTGGGGCACTGTGGTCTTCCGTTTCAAATTTTGGGGGTCTTCATTCACTTCGGACGCAGGATCTTTCCTTGCTTGCTTGACTTCACCGATACTTATCTTTGGCAGAATCAGCACTTTTCTGACCGGTTCTCGGATGGTTTTCTGCATCGTTTCTTTCCTCTCTGCATTCAACGGCTTTAATAGGTCCGTGTGGGTTAATGGTGCGCCGTGAGGTTCTTGTTTCTCTGCACAGAGGTCTGTGTGAGAGGTTTCTTTGTGCATAGACATGATGGAACGTACTCTAGATGGAGGTGTTTGTGCTCTGCACATGAAATGGTGTATGACTGTCAGGGAATGAAGTTGTCTCTTTTATAGAGCTTTTCTTGATGCTGATTGGTCCAAatcctttcttgctttttgattggtccaCACCACATACCCAAAACATCCCGCACATGATTGGTTGTTTGACGGACCTTTGATTTGATGTTATTCCTAGCTCGTTTAGCTGTTTTTTGCATCGTAGACCTTACCGATTGACTGGCTTTTCTTTTCAACCCGCTGACTCCTGCTCGCAAAACCGTGCCTGCTGCCGCATCAAGCGCTTTACCTTGTGCCAAACTCTGCAACCCTTCTGCTACAGCAGGAGCCCCTATCTCCAATAGAGTTTTCCATAATCCATCTCCCACTTGCGGTGGTGTATATCGAGTCAGACTTCCTCCTCGCATGTTAACCGTTTCGTACTAAAGGTGATTCCTTCACGGCTGCTCTATTTATCTTGGATGAAATGCAGGGTAACCAAGGTACGGTTAGATTTGTTGTTAGGAAATGCAACCAAGGACCCGTTTGTTTCAGCTACGTCCACTTGCAATGTTTCGTAGGTGTTTTGGCGCACTGGATGAAATTGCTTGTGTTTGGGTTCGAAATACATCACACCTCTTCCTCGTCTCTCGTACCAGACTTCGCGCAATAAATCCGTCTTCATTCCTCCCACGATCGTGCTCTGCGCTACATTACAGTACACATGCAAAGTGCGAGAAGGCTCCCCAACCATCATTCGAAAGGCATGGTTCAGTTTGGTGAAACGCCAATTACAACTCATACTTAATCGAAGGCAGTTTTTTTCTATTGCCCAGAACACGCCATTTCCATCTTTATCCAGCAAGTCTCGGTACTTCTCAGAAGTTGTCAGATCAGGCACTTTGTCATCTATATACTCTCGAGACAGGTTATGGCCCAACTCCCCTGTTTCTGTCAGCCATCCCATCTTGATAGCCAAGGTACCATTAATCCAAATTTCTGGAGTGTTGTCTACACCACCGAGTTTGATCTTTGTATTGTCAATCAGCAAGTCTTGCTCGTTTCCTCGCTGTATCCACCGAAAGGTTATGTAGATACGTTTTCCCGTGTCGTCCACAAAATGACTCCCTTGAAAGTTATCCCTTAGGCGCATTTGGGTGAGAAAATCAATACAGGCTTTCATGAAACTTTCTCCATCCACCACCCACTTGAATTGATCGATAGTCATCATGTTAACTTGCACCTCTGATCTAACCCCAGATCTCATCAGCGTTGTGTAAAACAGAAAATCGTATTTTGGTAGCAAATGGTAGAGGTTGACACGAGTGTCAGGCACGGACATACAGCTCAAGGCAACTCGCCAACCCTGCCCCGGCAATGTTAGTCGCTGGGGCAGCCGGACCTTAAAACTGGATGGTGAGTTATCTGGAAATTCAGGTGACGGATCACTCGGTAAGGTCACGTAGAAAATCACCCATAGTTCTGTCACCCTTTCCACTTGCGAAGGTCTTTGCATCGATCCAACTGTCGTATTTATCAGACCATCCTTGCCAACGCACTTTGACCTGATTTCCTTTGCGTTGTAAACCCTTTTCTATGCGAAACAGTCCGTCATCTGGTACGGTAACCGGTTGCAAATCTTGTCTGTAATGTACCTTCCACTGGAGTCCCATCCCATTCTTGTACTTTGTAGGTGGGTACTACCCCTGGAACGACTCGCCGGATCACAAAAACCTCTTCTGTCCACCCCGGCAAATACCCTTTTTCAAATGGTCGATGTTTCTTGTTCAAACGCAACCCGTGTCCCTTTTACCAAAAGCGTCTGCTTGTTCTTTTTCTTAGCTAGCAATCGTTTATCGTATAGACGGTGCCATACTTGGGCCTCGTTGACGCCCGTTACGTCTTTTGGAGCTATGCCGATGCTCCGATGAACGGTAGCGTTGTATCCCTGCACGATACTCTGTAAGACCTGTAAGTATGCCCGCGTGTTCTTGGCT
The genomic region above belongs to Montipora capricornis isolate CH-2021 chromosome 5, ASM3666992v2, whole genome shotgun sequence and contains:
- the LOC138048567 gene encoding uncharacterized protein, with amino-acid sequence MSMHKETSHTDLCAEKQEPHGAPLTHTDLLKPLNAERKETMQKTIREPVRKVLILPKISIGEVKQARKDPASEVNEDPQNLKRKTTVPQKLRTPAPKRKRITPRKLTDECERSMNLQEEGTKEDEHSKLIARLALAKLKEMLKDERKAEQKLRKLTERMLEHNDILGESVSDQDTCSFQMIQCEGFFFRTPCSLLVTGPSGCGKTTFTRELLKHASHFMDPPPRTKHYCYGAWQPTFKKMQKEDAIHFHEGIPSLEELDAWFAPQGGGVLVLDDLMDEGGRDKRVLDLFTKHSHHRNITVLYLCQDLFPPGPYAKTVSRNAHYIVCFKNPRDCTGLRALVCQAFPTEVKGVMQIFRHATEHPFGYLMFDLHPASSDDRRLWTNYYLRRGTRTCLYL